DNA sequence from the bacterium genome:
CAGCTTGGCGTCCTTGTAGTCGATCATCACGACCTTGTCCTCGCAGAACTTGCACGACTTGCGCTTCTGGAAGCGCTTTCTCTTGACCGGTTCCATCGCCATTCCCGTTCTCCCCCGCGGGCGCGTCGCGCCCGCCGTCAATTTTGGTGTGATCCTCGCCCGTGCGGCCCGCAGCGCGCTAGAAGGGCGGCATCTCGTCGGGGCCGAGGTCCGCGAGGGGGTCGGCCTCCTGCGCCTGCCCGCCACCGGCCCCGCGACCCTGTCCCTGCCCCTGGCCCTGGCCGCCGATGAACTGGACGTTGTTCGCCGTCACCTCGAGCTTGGAGCGGGTCTGCCCGTCCTTCTCCCACTTGCTGTACGAGAGCCGGCCCTCGATCGCGACCTGCCGGCCCTTGGCGAGGTACTCGCTGCTGGTCTCGGCCATGCGGCCGAAGACCTTGACGTCGACGAAGCAGGGCTCGTCCTTCCACTCGTCACCCACCTTGCGGCGGTTGTTCACCGCGACCCCGAAGCTGGCGATCGCGGTCCCGGCCGGCGAGTAGCGCAGCTCCGGGTCGCGCGTGAGGCGACCGACGAGGATGACGACGTTGATGTCGGCCATGGCGGCCTCTACCCCTCGGCGGGGGCGGCGGCCTGCACCGTGCCGGGAGCCTCGGCGGCCGCGGCGGCCGCGGCGGCGGCCTGGGCGGCGGCGGCAGCCTGGAGGAAGTTGACCTCCTTCTCCTCGAGCTTGACGGTGAGGAAGCGCAGCAGGTCTTCGTTGATCTTCATGCTGCGCTCGAGCTCGCGGACCGCCGTCGCCGGCGCGCGATAGCGGTACAGCGCGTAGTGGCCGTTCTGGAAGTGGCGGATGGTGTAGGCGAGCTTCTTCTTGCCGAGGTCCGCCTGGTGGAGGATCTCGGCCCCCTCGCGCACGAGGATGCCGCGGTAGTTCTCGATCAGCTCCGCGATCTCCTGGTCGTTGAGGGTGGGCCTGACGATGAGGATGGTTTCGTAGAACTTCTGCACGGCGCGGTTCCCTCCTTCCGGATGTCAAGCCCGCGGCCCTGGCCGCGGGCAAGGAAGTGCCTTCCCCCCACGGGAAAGCGGTGTCTTATACCACGGGCGCCCGCGGCGGCGCAAGCGCGATCCGCGCGTGCGCGCGGCCACGTCTACTCTTTTGGTCCGCGCGCAGGCGCGGATCCGGCGGTTTCGCCGGGGTCAGGGTTGCAGGCGTTCATCGCCGCCGCGGGGCCGCGCGCGAGGAGCACCTCGATCGCCTCGACCCCCCGCGCGAGCACCTCGGGGAGGGCCGCCCGCTCCGCGGCGCCGAACTCCTGGAGCACCCAGGCCTCGGCGGGGACCCCCTCGGGGGGGCGCCCGACGCCGATCTTCAGGCGTAGGAATCCAGGGTCCGCGAGGTGCTCGAGGATCGAGGCGATGCCGCGGTGGCCGCCCGCGCCGCCGCCGGCGCGCAGCCGCAGGCGGCCGAAGGGCAGGTCCATGTCGTCGTGGGCGACCAGCAGGGAGGCGGCATCGGTCCCCGTGAAGGAGAGGATGCGGCGCACGGCCTCACCCGAGCGGTTCATGAAGGTCTGCGGCTGCGCCAGCAGGCAGCGCCTGCCCGCGATCCGCCCCTCGCCGACCCGCGAGCCGTGGCGTTCGCGCCCCAGGTCGATGCCGTGAGCCGCGGCCAGCCGCTCGACCAGCAGGAAGCCGGCGTTGTGGCGGGTGCGCTCGTAGCGGGTCCCGGGGTTGCCGAGGCCGACGAGAACGCTGTCGAACGCCATGGTGCTCCGAGATCTCCGCCGCAAACGGAAAAGGCGGCCCCGGGTGACCGGTCGCCGCCTTTCCCGGGCCGCGCTGCCCGCGCGGCGCCGCGCCGCTACTCCTCGGCGGCCTTGCGCTCGCGGATGACCTCGGGCTCGGCCGTCTCCGTGGAGGGCGCGACCGCGGCCTCCTCAGCGCCGAGACCGGCCACGGCAGCGACCGTCTGGTCGGCGGCGTCGAGGACGGTGACCCCGGCGGGGACGGCGAGGTCGCGCACGTGCACCGCGCCGCCGAGGGAGAGCCCCGAGACGTCAACCTTGATCGAGGCGGGGATCGCCGTCGGCAGGCACTCGACGTTCAACTCGTGCATCGCCTGGGTGAGCATGCCGGTCTTCTGGGCCACCGCCACCGGCGTGCCGACGAACTCCAGCGGGACGCGGACCTCGATGGCGCGGTCGAGCGAGACGACATAGAAGTCGACGTGCGACGGCAGCGGCTTGAGCGGGTCGTACTGGATCTCGCGGACGATGACCTTCTTCGCCGCGGCGTCGCCGCCGACCGTCAGGTCGATGAGCGCGTTCTCGCCCGAGACGTGCAGCAGCTTGAGGAAGCCCTTCGGGTCGATGGACACGCTCAGCGGCTCGGTCCCGGGGCCGTACACCACCGCGGGGCACAGCCCCCGGGCGCGGAGCTTGTTCATCCCGGACTTGCCACGCTCGTTCCTGATCTCGGCGGCCAGCGCAACGCTCGTCATCTCGTCACTCCTTGTATTTTCATTTGTCGGTGAGCAGCGGATATTAGTCGAAAACCTCGAGGATGTAAAGGACGGCACCCAGAGGGGAAGGCGGTCGTCGTGACGGTCGGACAGGACCCCGGAGCCCGCCCGGTCCTAGACGAACAGCGAGCTGACCGACGCGTTCTCGTGGATCCTCCGGATGCCCTCGCCGAGCAGCGCCGCCACCGACAGCACCGTGATCTTCGCGGCGCCCCCGTCCTTCGGCGGGATCGTGTTCGTGACCACGACCTCCTCCAGCGGCGAGCCCTGGATCCGCTCGATCGCCTTGCCGGAGAGCACGGCGTGCGTGGCGGCGGCGAACACCTGCGAGGCGCCCTTGGCCTTGACGGCGCTGGCGGCCTGCACGAGCGTCCCGGCCGTGTCGATCATGTCGTCGATGAGGATCGCCGGGCGGCCCTCGACGTCGCCGATGATGTTCATGATCTCCGCGACGTTCGGCGCCAGGCGGCGCTTGTCGATGATGGCGAGCGAGGCGTCGAGCCGCTTGGCGAAGTTGCGCGCGCGCTCCACGCCGCCGGCGTCCGGGGAGACGACGACCGGCCGCTCGAGCCCCTTGCGGCGGAAGTACTCCAGGAGCACG
Encoded proteins:
- the ssb gene encoding single-stranded DNA-binding protein; this encodes MADINVVILVGRLTRDPELRYSPAGTAIASFGVAVNNRRKVGDEWKDEPCFVDVKVFGRMAETSSEYLAKGRQVAIEGRLSYSKWEKDGQTRSKLEVTANNVQFIGGQGQGQGQGRGAGGGQAQEADPLADLGPDEMPPF
- the rpsF gene encoding 30S ribosomal protein S6, with product MQKFYETILIVRPTLNDQEIAELIENYRGILVREGAEILHQADLGKKKLAYTIRHFQNGHYALYRYRAPATAVRELERSMKINEDLLRFLTVKLEEKEVNFLQAAAAAQAAAAAAAAAEAPGTVQAAAPAEG
- the pth gene encoding aminoacyl-tRNA hydrolase codes for the protein MAFDSVLVGLGNPGTRYERTRHNAGFLLVERLAAAHGIDLGRERHGSRVGEGRIAGRRCLLAQPQTFMNRSGEAVRRILSFTGTDAASLLVAHDDMDLPFGRLRLRAGGGAGGHRGIASILEHLADPGFLRLKIGVGRPPEGVPAEAWVLQEFGAAERAALPEVLARGVEAIEVLLARGPAAAMNACNPDPGETAGSAPARGPKE
- a CDS encoding 50S ribosomal protein L25, encoding MTSVALAAEIRNERGKSGMNKLRARGLCPAVVYGPGTEPLSVSIDPKGFLKLLHVSGENALIDLTVGGDAAAKKVIVREIQYDPLKPLPSHVDFYVVSLDRAIEVRVPLEFVGTPVAVAQKTGMLTQAMHELNVECLPTAIPASIKVDVSGLSLGGAVHVRDLAVPAGVTVLDAADQTVAAVAGLGAEEAAVAPSTETAEPEVIRERKAAEE
- a CDS encoding ribose-phosphate pyrophosphokinase, with product MKLFAGNANPVLAREISAYLGVPLGAAVVGRFSDGEIMVRISENTRGRDVFVIQSTCPPVNDTLMELLIMIDALRRASAFRITVVLPYYGYSRQDRKAEPRVPITAKLVANLITAAGADRVLCTDLHAGQLQGYFDIPVDNLWAAPVLLEYFRRKGLERPVVVSPDAGGVERARNFAKRLDASLAIIDKRRLAPNVAEIMNIIGDVEGRPAILIDDMIDTAGTLVQAASAVKAKGASQVFAAATHAVLSGKAIERIQGSPLEEVVVTNTIPPKDGGAAKITVLSVAALLGEGIRRIHENASVSSLFV